One genomic region from Leptolyngbyaceae cyanobacterium JSC-12 encodes:
- a CDS encoding proline iminopeptidase (IMG reference gene:2510094564~PFAM: alpha/beta hydrolase fold~TIGRFAM: proline iminopeptidase, Neisseria-type subfamily) gives MRSLYPPIEPYHTGMLQVSDLHQIYYEQSGNPDGKPVIFLHGGPGGGSTPLYRQFFDPKKWRIVIFDQRGCGKSTPHAELQENTTWHLVEDIEKIRNHLNIHQWVIFGGSWGSTLSLAYSQTYPESCLGLILRGIFLLRKKEIDWFYQSGASNIFPDAWEHYLQPIPLSERGNLLTAYYRRLTSADEHVQLEAARAWSVWEGSTSKLLQDPDLINKFGEAKFATAFARIECHYFVNGGFFEVEDQLLKGVDRIRHLPAVIVQGRYDVVCPMISAWELHQAWQEAEFIIVPDAGHAMTEPGIQAALLEASDRFAD, from the coding sequence ATGAGAAGCCTCTATCCGCCCATTGAGCCTTACCACACTGGAATGTTGCAAGTTTCAGATTTGCACCAGATTTATTATGAGCAATCTGGCAATCCTGATGGTAAGCCCGTGATTTTTCTGCATGGTGGTCCCGGAGGTGGTAGCACGCCACTTTATCGCCAGTTTTTTGATCCGAAGAAGTGGCGCATCGTGATATTTGATCAACGCGGCTGTGGTAAAAGTACACCTCATGCCGAACTTCAAGAAAATACAACCTGGCACTTAGTTGAAGATATTGAAAAAATCCGTAATCATCTCAATATTCATCAATGGGTTATATTCGGTGGAAGTTGGGGAAGCACGCTTTCCTTAGCTTATAGTCAAACCTATCCTGAATCTTGTTTAGGACTGATTTTAAGAGGAATCTTCTTACTACGAAAGAAAGAGATTGATTGGTTTTATCAATCGGGTGCTAGTAATATCTTCCCTGACGCCTGGGAACATTATTTGCAGCCAATTCCACTTTCAGAAAGAGGAAATTTGCTCACAGCGTATTACCGACGATTGACAAGTGCAGACGAACATGTGCAACTAGAAGCTGCACGTGCCTGGTCTGTATGGGAAGGGAGCACCAGCAAGCTTTTGCAAGATCCTGACTTAATAAATAAGTTTGGCGAAGCTAAATTTGCAACTGCATTTGCGCGAATTGAGTGTCACTATTTTGTAAACGGTGGCTTTTTTGAGGTAGAAGATCAACTGCTTAAAGGAGTTGATCGCATTCGACATTTACCAGCAGTCATTGTGCAGGGAAGATATGATGTAGTTTGTCCGATGATCTCTGCCTGGGAATTGCATCAGGCGTGGCAAGAAGCCGAATTTATCATTGTTCCAGATGCAGGACATGCTATGACAGAACCAGGTATTCAAGCAGCACTTCTAGAAGCAAGTGATCGCTTTGCTGATTGA
- a CDS encoding hypothetical protein (IMG reference gene:2510094563~PFAM: Protein of unknown function (DUF1232)) yields the protein MKRNFAVKAFSSWIYTWLRNTIRHPKYRWWVIGGSLVYLLNPFDFAPDALPIVGWIDDGLLATIVVTEVSQLMSDRLKVQKNKATPDASNQAVDVKAVSIS from the coding sequence ATGAAACGGAACTTTGCAGTGAAAGCGTTTTCAAGTTGGATTTATACCTGGCTTCGTAATACGATTCGTCATCCCAAATACCGCTGGTGGGTAATTGGTGGCTCGTTGGTGTACTTGCTCAACCCCTTCGATTTTGCTCCTGATGCTCTACCTATCGTGGGATGGATTGATGATGGCTTGCTTGCCACCATTGTGGTGACTGAGGTTTCCCAATTGATGAGCGATCGCCTCAAGGTGCAGAAAAATAAAGCCACACCAGATGCCAGCAATCAGGCGGTGGATGTTAAGGCGGTATCCATAAGTTAG
- a CDS encoding transcription-repair coupling factor Mfd (IMG reference gene:2510094565~PFAM: Helicase conserved C-terminal domain; TRCF domain; CarD-like/TRCF domain; DEAD/DEAH box helicase~TIGRFAM: transcription-repair coupling factor (mfd)): protein MAFSSITRALGRSPLTIELLNKLQQQKCLKLTGVARLPKGLVSSALAQIQSRPLLVVTATLEEAGRWSAQLEAMGWQTVSFYPTSESSPYEPFDPEAEITWGQLQVLADLIEVRGEESADTIQENHASFAIVATERSLQPHLPPVDVLQAYCLTLKKGMELNLGKLGEELVRLGYERVPLVEMEGQWSRRGDIVDVFPVASELPVRLELFGDELDQIREFDSATQRSLDRIEQLVITPTSYAPIIQSALSPQAMEQVNAYLSPDAQELVEAGQSLEGTRRFLGFVFEQPASLLDYLPANTLIAIDEPEQCQAHSDRWFDHVEEHWRDVGRGESEKLPLPKVHRSFEDSLTQVQTFECLHLRELAEATTSNSGSINLASRPVPAIPHQFARLAETLREERDRGFSIWLVSAQPSRSVALLQEHDCPAQFVPNPKDFLAIDKLQTQHVPVAVKYSGLAELEGFILPTFRLVVVTDREFFGQHTLATPSYIRKRRRAASKQIDPNKLEPGDYVVHRNHGIGKFIKLESLTINRETREYLVIQYADGLLRVAADQLNALSRFRGVGEAPPELNKMSGKAWEKTKSKVRKAIKKVAVDLLQLYAQRAQQIGFSFPEDAPWQQEMEDSFPYQPTPDQLKATQDVKLDMQSDRPMDRLICGDVGFGKTEVAIRAIFKAVTAGKQVALLAPTTILTQQHYHTLKERFAPYPIQVGLLNRFRTAPERKEILQRMKTGELDVVVGTHQLLGKGVEFRDLGLLVVDEEQRFGVNQKEKIKSLRTQVDVLTLSATPIPRTLYMALSGVREMSLITTPPPSRRPIKTHLAPYDPEVVRSAIRQELDRGGQVFYVVPRVEGIEEVSARLREMVPGVRIAIAHGQMPEGELESTMLTFSEGEAEILVCTTIIESGLDIPRVNTILIEDANRFGLSQLYQLRGRVGRSGIQAHAWLFYPKDAQLTDTARQRLRAIQEFAQLGSGYQLAMRDMEIRGVGNLLGAEQSGQMEAVGFDLYVEMLEEAISEIRGQEIPKVDDTQIDLNLTAFIPADYIPDLDQKMSAYRAIATANSKAELTQIAADLSDRYGPIPAATQQLLRIVELKQIGKKLGFSRIKPDGTQHVALETPMEEPAWNLLKANLPEHLHSRFVFTPGKVTVRGLGVLSADQQLDNLINWLGKMQGALPELATVA from the coding sequence ATGGCGTTTTCCTCGATCACACGGGCACTGGGGCGATCGCCCCTCACTATTGAACTGTTGAATAAACTTCAGCAACAGAAATGCTTGAAGCTAACAGGGGTGGCGCGTTTGCCAAAAGGGTTGGTGAGTTCTGCCCTGGCTCAAATACAGTCCCGTCCCCTCCTGGTTGTGACTGCCACCCTGGAAGAGGCAGGACGTTGGAGTGCACAACTGGAAGCAATGGGCTGGCAAACTGTCAGTTTTTATCCCACATCTGAATCGTCGCCCTACGAGCCATTTGACCCAGAGGCAGAAATTACCTGGGGGCAGTTGCAGGTATTGGCAGATTTGATTGAGGTCAGGGGGGAAGAATCGGCTGACACGATTCAAGAGAATCATGCGTCATTTGCGATTGTGGCAACGGAGCGATCGCTGCAACCCCATCTGCCGCCTGTGGATGTGCTGCAAGCTTACTGCCTGACCCTGAAAAAGGGAATGGAGTTGAACCTGGGCAAGCTGGGTGAAGAATTGGTGCGACTGGGCTATGAGCGAGTGCCATTGGTGGAGATGGAGGGGCAGTGGAGCCGCCGCGGAGACATTGTGGATGTGTTTCCGGTTGCGTCGGAGTTGCCGGTGCGGTTGGAGTTGTTTGGCGATGAGCTAGACCAGATTCGGGAGTTTGATTCGGCAACGCAGCGATCGCTAGATCGAATTGAGCAACTGGTCATCACACCTACTAGCTACGCGCCGATCATCCAATCTGCGCTCTCTCCACAGGCGATGGAGCAGGTTAATGCTTATCTCAGTCCCGACGCGCAAGAACTGGTTGAAGCAGGACAATCGCTAGAGGGAACGCGGCGTTTTCTCGGCTTTGTGTTTGAGCAACCTGCTTCGCTACTGGATTATTTACCTGCTAATACTCTAATTGCTATTGATGAGCCGGAGCAATGCCAGGCGCACAGCGATCGCTGGTTTGACCATGTGGAAGAACATTGGCGGGACGTGGGACGTGGGGAATCGGAAAAGTTGCCGCTACCAAAAGTGCATCGGTCATTTGAAGATTCGCTGACGCAAGTTCAGACATTTGAGTGTTTGCATCTCAGAGAACTGGCAGAAGCAACGACTTCAAACTCTGGCTCCATAAATCTTGCCAGCCGTCCAGTGCCTGCGATTCCACACCAGTTTGCCCGCCTGGCAGAAACTCTGCGAGAAGAGCGCGATCGCGGTTTTTCTATCTGGCTAGTGTCGGCTCAACCATCCCGCTCAGTGGCATTGTTGCAAGAGCATGATTGTCCAGCGCAATTTGTTCCCAATCCCAAAGACTTTCTCGCGATCGACAAGTTGCAGACTCAGCATGTGCCTGTAGCAGTGAAATATTCCGGTTTGGCAGAACTGGAGGGTTTCATTCTGCCCACTTTTCGGCTCGTAGTCGTAACAGATCGGGAGTTTTTCGGACAGCATACTCTGGCAACCCCTAGCTATATTCGTAAACGTCGCCGCGCTGCCTCTAAACAAATTGACCCCAACAAACTGGAACCAGGCGATTACGTGGTGCATCGCAATCACGGCATTGGCAAATTCATCAAGCTGGAAAGTTTGACCATTAATCGGGAAACTCGTGAGTATCTGGTGATTCAGTACGCGGATGGGTTGTTGCGGGTGGCAGCGGATCAGCTCAATGCCCTGTCGCGGTTTCGGGGGGTGGGAGAAGCGCCGCCGGAACTCAACAAAATGTCGGGCAAGGCCTGGGAGAAGACGAAGAGCAAAGTTCGCAAAGCGATTAAAAAAGTGGCAGTGGACCTGTTGCAACTTTATGCTCAGCGTGCCCAGCAAATTGGCTTTTCGTTCCCGGAAGATGCTCCCTGGCAGCAAGAAATGGAAGATTCTTTCCCTTACCAGCCTACGCCAGACCAGTTGAAGGCAACTCAAGATGTGAAGCTGGATATGCAGAGCGATCGCCCGATGGATCGCCTTATTTGTGGAGATGTGGGTTTTGGCAAAACAGAAGTTGCTATCCGCGCCATCTTCAAAGCTGTAACGGCCGGTAAACAGGTGGCTCTGCTAGCTCCCACCACCATTCTGACGCAGCAGCACTATCACACCTTGAAAGAGCGCTTTGCTCCCTACCCTATTCAAGTGGGATTACTAAACCGCTTCCGTACGGCACCAGAACGCAAAGAGATTTTGCAGCGGATGAAAACAGGTGAACTGGATGTGGTCGTTGGCACCCACCAACTTTTAGGCAAGGGCGTGGAGTTTCGGGATTTAGGATTGTTGGTCGTAGATGAAGAACAACGGTTTGGTGTGAACCAGAAAGAGAAGATCAAATCTCTGAGAACGCAAGTGGATGTCTTGACGTTGAGTGCCACACCAATTCCACGAACTCTCTATATGGCGCTATCCGGTGTACGAGAAATGAGCCTGATTACAACACCGCCGCCATCTCGTCGCCCAATCAAAACCCATCTTGCACCTTACGATCCAGAAGTAGTGCGATCAGCAATTCGGCAAGAACTTGATCGCGGCGGGCAGGTGTTTTACGTGGTACCGCGTGTGGAAGGGATTGAAGAAGTTTCGGCACGATTGCGAGAAATGGTGCCTGGTGTGCGAATTGCGATCGCCCACGGACAAATGCCCGAAGGCGAACTAGAATCTACCATGCTTACCTTCAGCGAAGGTGAAGCCGAAATTCTCGTCTGTACTACCATTATCGAGTCTGGTTTAGATATTCCCAGAGTTAATACTATCTTGATTGAAGATGCTAATCGATTTGGATTATCCCAACTTTATCAACTCCGGGGACGAGTCGGACGCTCTGGCATTCAAGCTCATGCCTGGTTGTTTTATCCCAAGGATGCCCAGTTAACAGACACTGCCCGTCAACGACTGCGAGCAATTCAGGAATTTGCCCAACTGGGTTCTGGTTACCAATTGGCCATGCGCGATATGGAGATTCGCGGTGTGGGCAATTTGCTGGGGGCAGAACAATCGGGGCAGATGGAAGCAGTCGGGTTTGACCTGTATGTAGAAATGCTAGAAGAAGCAATCAGTGAAATTCGTGGTCAAGAAATTCCCAAAGTGGATGATACTCAGATCGATCTCAACCTCACAGCGTTCATTCCTGCTGATTACATTCCAGACCTGGATCAGAAAATGAGTGCTTACCGCGCGATCGCCACTGCCAATTCCAAAGCCGAACTTACCCAGATTGCCGCCGACCTCAGCGATCGCTACGGCCCCATTCCCGCCGCGACTCAGCAACTCCTGCGAATCGTGGAACTCAAACAAATTGGTAAAAAATTGGGCTTCTCCCGCATCAAACCCGATGGTACTCAACACGTTGCGTTGGAAACACCGATGGAAGAACCCGCCTGGAACCTGCTCAAAGCCAATCTGCCAGAACATCTCCACTCCCGTTTTGTGTTCACTCCTGGCAAAGTCACAGTGCGGGGCTTGGGTGTGCTCAGTGCCGATCAGCAGCTAGATAATCTGATTAACTGGCTGGGCAAGATGCAAGGTGCCTTACCCGAACTGGCAACGGTAGCGTGA